In Chrysemys picta bellii isolate R12L10 chromosome 3, ASM1138683v2, whole genome shotgun sequence, a single genomic region encodes these proteins:
- the MTRES1 gene encoding mitochondrial transcription rescue factor 1, with product MTGFRLPVTAFRKLNVWLGVWEKFPSNKLCVSWRRCIYSSHQSSIINYRKLFSISPVKHDVFLRLPSQCISVPCVRLKSDKSSRKKKQTLQEEEEDEEEDEERSDSEDEFENDPNIVKGYKDLAKVVQSFRYDIIIKSGLDIARNKVEDAFYNGELRLNGEKLWKKSRTVKVGDTLDLIVGEDKETETAVVMRVVLKKASEKTESEKYKVVLRRWKHLKVPKQDVFK from the exons ATGACTGGTTTCAGACTGCCCGTCACCGCCTTTAGAAAACTAAATGTCTGGCTTGGAGTCTGGGAGAAATTCCCCTCTAATAAACTCTGCGTGTCCTGGAGGAGATGTATATACTCTAGCCACCAATCCAGTATAATAAACTACAGAAAACTCTTCAGCATTTCTCCTGTGAAACATGATGTATTTTTAAGACTGCCTTCACAATGTATTTCAGTGCCTTGTGTACGACTTAAAAGTGACAAAAGTtctagaaagaaaaaacaaaccctgcaagaggaggaggaagatgaggaggaggatgaagagagAAGTGATTCAGAAGATGAATTTGAAAATGACCCCAATATAGTGAAAGGTTACAAGGATCTTGCCAAAGTAGTCCAGTCTTTTCGTTATGATATAATAATAAAATCTGGTCTAGATATTGCAAGAAA caaaGTGGAAGATGCATTCTATAATGGTGAACTCAGGCTGAATGGAGAAAAATTGTGGAAGAAAAGCAGAACT gtgaaagtTGGTGACACACTGGATCTCATAGTAGGGGAGGATAAAGAAACAGAAACTGCTGTAGTTATGCGAGTTGTCTTAAAAAAAGCATCAGAAAAGACTGAAAGTGAAAAATACAAAGTGGTTTTGCGGCGCTGGAAACATTTAAAAGTGCCCAAGCAGGATGTATTTAAGTGA